In bacterium (Candidatus Blackallbacteria) CG13_big_fil_rev_8_21_14_2_50_49_14, one DNA window encodes the following:
- a CDS encoding chemotaxis protein CheR, whose protein sequence is MCFFTVLSEKTSMNKLLGGSRMPDMAKKNSSAAQNQQIQTQAISFSPKAQEPVFPIVAMGASAGGLAAFEAFFKGLPAEPKPNMAFVLVQHLAPDHQSLLKDLIQRYTPLPVFEIEQGMQVQSNSIYIIPPNRDLRYVAGQFVLAEPVLARGKRLPIDLFFQSLADELTQHAIGIVLSGTGHDGSAGLQAIQREGGLTLVQKPDTAEYDGMPRSALERIVPDFVLPPVEMATQLGLFFEKSEDDSVVVSSPLSADPGHVMQKIFNLLRIQLGHDFSQYKPNTIARRVERRMAVHHLQNFEQYLEFLQEHAAELDALFCELLIGVTSFFRDPEAFAALEQQVIPKIFETPTFEGVLRIWVPACSTGEEAYSLAILCAEHQAFLKENFNIQIFATDIDSRAIAKARSGHYSAESVANLSPERLARYFSRVSQETEGEKVVYRVHKAIRDMLVFSEQDVIKDPPFSKLDLISCRNLLIYLGGALQKRVIPLFHYALNARGYLFLGTSENVTDSEHLFKAVDRRHKIYQGITGSQQSSLSAVMPPLFSVAPRVSLLKHSAHPSVKLSLRSLTEQSVLQMAVPAAVLVSKNGDILYIHGRTGLFLEPAPGEIGVNNIVKMARDGLQRELSAALHRAALQHETVVCRNLQVKTNGDYSAVNLSIYPVSEPLQDLKEPLFLVVLEAVPCLDLPEQKPLPVLAGEPALLTAEADLLVASLRQELRAKEEFLQTTNEELETTNEELRASNEEMQSVNEELQSTNEELETAKEELQSINEELATINAELQAKVLDLSRANNDMNNLLAGTEIATIFVDHALNILRFTPTATRIINLIQADIGRPVGDLVSNLVDYTDFSRDIQTVLDTLIPLECEVQSQAGKWFMMRILPYRTLENVIEGAVITFVDISAAKKAQIALQKFPLHLFSSLLLTTHEALLALDTHLNILAANAPAFTLLGDRPESLLGKPLLEIKSFACDPLALRALFEVQLAHADFCEHYLLTLSGQTPEKPGLWVNARKILDHENRCLFILLAFKTSSLETGGRL, encoded by the coding sequence ATGTGTTTTTTCACAGTTTTAAGTGAAAAAACAAGCATGAATAAGCTCTTAGGTGGATCGAGGATGCCAGATATGGCAAAAAAAAACAGTTCTGCGGCTCAAAATCAGCAGATTCAGACACAGGCTATCTCCTTTTCCCCAAAAGCTCAAGAACCTGTCTTTCCGATTGTTGCCATGGGGGCTTCTGCCGGTGGTCTGGCAGCTTTTGAAGCTTTTTTTAAGGGTCTTCCCGCAGAACCAAAGCCAAATATGGCCTTTGTGCTGGTTCAGCATCTGGCTCCCGATCATCAAAGTCTTCTCAAAGACCTGATCCAGCGCTATACCCCTTTGCCTGTTTTTGAAATTGAACAGGGGATGCAGGTTCAATCCAATTCTATTTATATTATTCCGCCCAATCGCGATCTGCGTTATGTAGCCGGGCAGTTTGTATTGGCCGAGCCTGTCTTGGCGAGAGGAAAACGCCTGCCGATTGACTTGTTTTTTCAGTCCTTGGCAGACGAGTTGACGCAGCATGCGATTGGGATTGTGCTTTCGGGGACGGGCCATGATGGGAGTGCCGGGCTTCAGGCCATTCAGCGGGAAGGGGGGCTGACGCTCGTTCAAAAACCGGATACTGCTGAATATGATGGCATGCCGCGCAGTGCGCTGGAACGGATCGTGCCAGACTTTGTGCTGCCGCCCGTTGAGATGGCCACTCAATTGGGCCTCTTTTTTGAAAAGTCAGAGGATGATTCTGTTGTTGTCTCTTCACCCCTGAGCGCAGATCCGGGTCACGTCATGCAAAAAATATTCAATTTACTGCGTATCCAGCTGGGGCATGATTTTTCTCAGTACAAGCCCAACACGATTGCTCGGCGGGTTGAAAGACGCATGGCTGTTCATCATTTGCAAAATTTTGAGCAGTATTTAGAATTTCTGCAAGAACATGCCGCTGAATTGGACGCACTTTTTTGCGAACTGCTGATCGGGGTGACCAGTTTTTTTCGCGATCCAGAGGCCTTTGCTGCACTTGAGCAGCAAGTCATTCCTAAAATTTTTGAAACCCCCACCTTTGAAGGCGTACTTCGGATCTGGGTGCCTGCTTGTTCGACGGGCGAAGAGGCCTATTCGTTGGCGATTTTGTGTGCGGAGCATCAGGCGTTTTTGAAGGAAAATTTCAATATTCAGATTTTTGCCACAGATATTGACAGCCGGGCCATTGCCAAAGCCCGCAGCGGCCATTATTCTGCTGAGAGTGTGGCGAATCTCTCTCCAGAACGTCTGGCGCGTTATTTCTCAAGGGTCTCCCAAGAGACAGAAGGGGAAAAGGTTGTTTACCGTGTTCATAAAGCGATTCGCGATATGCTTGTTTTTTCTGAGCAGGATGTGATCAAAGATCCTCCTTTTTCTAAACTGGATCTGATCAGCTGTCGCAATTTACTGATTTATCTCGGGGGCGCATTACAGAAAAGAGTGATTCCGCTCTTTCATTATGCTTTAAATGCCAGGGGCTATCTTTTTTTGGGAACCTCTGAAAATGTAACCGATTCAGAACACCTGTTCAAAGCGGTGGATCGCCGACACAAAATTTACCAGGGCATTACTGGTTCGCAGCAGTCCAGCCTGAGCGCCGTGATGCCCCCCCTCTTTTCTGTTGCGCCCCGAGTTTCTTTGCTCAAGCACAGTGCGCATCCTTCGGTCAAACTTTCTTTGCGCAGCCTAACAGAACAGTCTGTTTTGCAAATGGCGGTTCCTGCTGCGGTATTGGTGAGTAAAAATGGCGATATTCTTTATATTCACGGTCGCACAGGGCTTTTCCTTGAGCCTGCACCTGGGGAGATCGGCGTCAATAATATCGTAAAAATGGCGCGTGATGGGCTTCAGCGAGAGTTAAGTGCGGCTCTTCACAGAGCCGCACTTCAGCATGAAACCGTGGTTTGTAGAAATTTACAGGTCAAAACCAATGGGGATTATTCAGCCGTCAATCTGAGCATTTATCCTGTCTCAGAACCCCTGCAGGATCTGAAGGAGCCCTTGTTTCTGGTGGTTTTAGAAGCTGTTCCCTGCTTAGACCTGCCTGAACAAAAGCCCTTGCCTGTTTTAGCGGGCGAGCCTGCTTTACTCACGGCAGAAGCCGATCTCCTGGTGGCGTCACTGAGGCAGGAATTGCGTGCCAAGGAAGAGTTTCTGCAAACCACGAATGAAGAATTGGAAACCACCAACGAAGAGTTGCGCGCCTCCAATGAAGAAATGCAATCGGTGAACGAAGAGTTGCAATCTACCAATGAGGAGTTGGAAACCGCCAAAGAAGAGTTGCAGTCGATCAATGAAGAATTAGCGACGATCAATGCCGAACTGCAGGCCAAGGTTTTGGATTTATCGCGGGCCAATAATGATATGAACAATCTTTTGGCCGGTACAGAAATTGCCACGATTTTTGTGGACCATGCGCTGAATATTCTGCGTTTTACGCCTACCGCCACCCGGATTATTAATCTGATTCAAGCCGATATTGGTCGGCCTGTGGGCGACCTGGTTTCCAATCTGGTGGATTATACCGATTTTTCTCGGGATATACAGACGGTACTGGATACCCTGATTCCCCTTGAGTGTGAGGTTCAAAGCCAAGCGGGAAAATGGTTTATGATGCGTATTTTGCCCTATCGCACACTTGAGAATGTGATTGAGGGGGCTGTGATTACTTTTGTGGATATCAGTGCCGCGAAAAAGGCCCAGATTGCGCTGCAGAAGTTCCCTCTGCATTTATTCTCCTCTCTTTTGCTGACTACTCATGAGGCCCTTCTGGCCCTGGATACCCACCTCAACATTCTTGCCGCGAATGCTCCTGCTTTTACACTTTTGGGCGATAGACCAGAAAGCCTGCTTGGCAAACCGCTGCTGGAGATCAAGAGTTTTGCCTGTGATCCCCTCGCTTTGCGTGCTTTGTTTGAAGTGCAATTGGCTCACGCTGATTTCTGTGAGCACTATCTGCTTACTCTGTCCGGGCAAACACCCGAAAAACCCGGTTTATGGGTCAATGCCCGTAAAATTTTGGATCACGAAAACCGGTGCCTTTTTATTCTTCTGGCTTTTAAGACGTCTTCTCTTGAGACAGGGGGAAGGCTATGA
- a CDS encoding mannose-1-phosphate guanylyltransferase has protein sequence MKAVLMAGGSGTRLRPLTCDLPKPMVPIVNKPIIEHIIELLKRHNYNDVYVTLYYLPHLIQNYLLNGEELGVNINYALEEERPLGTAGCVKNIQQHLNETFLVISGDSLTDFDLTQALKFHREKGSKATIVLTRVENPLDYGVVITDEEGRIQRFLEKPTSSEVFSDTINTGIYVLEPELLDLLPANEEKDFSKDLFPMILEQGLPMYGYVAEGYWCDIGNLTTYRQAHYDVLAGKVQVELPYTQKEEGIWLGEGVELENSVSLEAPVVIGHNTYIGKNVRISANTVLGDNVVVDQNATLKRPIVWNGVHIERSASLRGCTLGKNVIVHKEAQILEGAVVGDDCSLGEKTLVKPEVRIWPNKHLEANSIATESIIWGSGQLQSIFGELGISGTVNMDITPELVVKMGAAYGATIGMGKSISLSRDQSAASRLFSRAFASGVLSVGVHIQNLEACALPVARIQIPSLDVAGGVHVRLAADNTREKISIEFLDSSGLNISPQNEKKIEATYQKEDFRRARVVELGEIQYPSRIIEKYQEGFLKVLSQYKPSRSMKVVLDYMFQASHVILPTLIGRMGMDTVVLNAHVAEGALRNYEELALQTSNVVRALGADFGVRMDANGERMTAIDERGEAIDHNLLLAAMVKLMLHKFPGKKIAVPVMAPSLIEEVAAQCEGEVIRSKATTRSLMEAGQEADVVLAGFGGQFIFPAFHGGFDGMMAAATLATLLSLDNKKLSEVIQDLPPLHILSDTLTCPTTVKGTLMRLMLEKYGQRDISTLDGVKIFEEGGWSLILPDPTLPKVHIYSNGPSQEYCQSHLHQYRDDVAQMINQQA, from the coding sequence ATGAAAGCTGTACTTATGGCCGGAGGTTCCGGCACCCGCCTCAGACCGCTCACCTGTGATCTGCCCAAACCCATGGTGCCGATTGTCAATAAACCGATTATCGAACATATTATCGAGTTGCTCAAGCGGCACAATTACAACGACGTCTATGTCACGCTTTATTATTTGCCCCATCTGATTCAGAACTATCTGCTCAATGGCGAAGAACTGGGTGTGAATATCAATTACGCCCTGGAAGAAGAGCGCCCGCTGGGAACGGCCGGGTGTGTCAAAAATATTCAACAGCATCTGAATGAAACCTTTCTGGTGATCAGTGGAGACTCTCTTACCGATTTTGATCTGACCCAAGCGCTCAAATTTCACCGCGAAAAAGGTTCAAAGGCCACCATCGTGCTGACCCGCGTTGAAAATCCACTCGATTACGGCGTGGTCATCACCGATGAAGAAGGCCGAATCCAACGCTTTTTAGAAAAACCCACCAGCAGCGAAGTGTTTAGCGATACGATCAATACCGGCATTTACGTGCTCGAGCCCGAACTGCTCGATCTCTTGCCCGCCAATGAAGAAAAAGACTTCTCAAAAGATCTCTTCCCCATGATTCTGGAACAGGGGCTGCCGATGTATGGCTATGTGGCCGAAGGCTATTGGTGCGATATTGGCAACCTGACCACCTACCGCCAGGCCCACTATGACGTTCTGGCCGGAAAAGTCCAGGTTGAACTGCCCTATACCCAGAAAGAAGAAGGCATTTGGCTGGGTGAAGGCGTTGAGCTTGAAAACTCCGTCTCGCTCGAAGCCCCCGTGGTGATTGGCCACAATACCTATATCGGCAAAAACGTGCGCATCAGCGCCAATACCGTTTTGGGTGACAATGTGGTGGTCGATCAAAACGCCACGCTCAAGCGCCCGATTGTCTGGAATGGCGTGCATATTGAGCGCAGTGCCTCATTGCGGGGTTGCACCCTGGGCAAAAACGTGATTGTGCACAAAGAAGCCCAGATTCTCGAAGGCGCAGTGGTCGGAGATGACTGCTCCCTGGGCGAAAAAACCCTGGTCAAGCCTGAGGTCAGAATCTGGCCCAATAAACACCTCGAAGCCAATTCGATTGCCACCGAAAGCATTATCTGGGGCAGCGGCCAATTGCAAAGCATCTTTGGCGAACTGGGCATTTCAGGAACCGTCAATATGGATATCACCCCCGAACTGGTGGTCAAAATGGGCGCGGCCTATGGCGCGACGATTGGCATGGGCAAGAGCATTTCACTCAGCCGCGACCAGTCGGCGGCCTCACGTCTGTTCAGCCGGGCTTTTGCCTCAGGTGTGCTCTCAGTGGGTGTGCATATTCAAAACCTGGAAGCCTGTGCCCTGCCCGTGGCCCGGATTCAAATTCCCTCACTGGATGTGGCCGGAGGCGTACATGTGCGTCTGGCAGCCGACAATACCCGTGAAAAGATCAGCATTGAATTCCTCGATTCTTCGGGGCTGAATATCTCCCCTCAGAACGAGAAAAAGATCGAAGCCACCTACCAAAAAGAAGATTTCCGCCGCGCGCGCGTGGTCGAACTGGGTGAAATTCAATACCCTTCCCGCATTATTGAAAAATACCAGGAAGGCTTTCTCAAGGTTCTGAGCCAATACAAACCCAGCCGCTCTATGAAGGTGGTGCTGGATTATATGTTCCAGGCCAGCCACGTGATTCTGCCCACCCTGATCGGACGCATGGGCATGGACACCGTGGTGCTCAACGCCCACGTGGCCGAAGGCGCGCTGCGCAACTATGAAGAACTGGCCCTGCAGACCTCAAATGTGGTGCGGGCTTTGGGGGCAGATTTTGGCGTGCGCATGGATGCCAATGGCGAACGCATGACCGCAATCGACGAGCGCGGCGAAGCAATTGACCACAACCTGCTGCTGGCAGCGATGGTCAAACTGATGCTGCACAAATTCCCCGGCAAAAAAATTGCGGTTCCTGTCATGGCCCCCAGCCTGATTGAAGAAGTGGCAGCGCAATGCGAAGGGGAAGTGATTCGCTCCAAAGCCACCACCCGCTCCCTGATGGAAGCAGGCCAAGAGGCCGATGTGGTCTTGGCTGGCTTTGGAGGCCAATTTATCTTCCCGGCTTTCCATGGCGGATTTGACGGCATGATGGCAGCCGCCACGCTGGCCACCCTGCTTTCGCTCGACAATAAAAAACTCTCTGAAGTGATTCAGGATTTGCCCCCCTTGCATATCCTCAGCGATACCCTGACCTGCCCCACCACGGTCAAAGGCACACTGATGCGCCTGATGCTGGAAAAATATGGTCAACGGGATATCTCAACCCTGGATGGCGTCAAGATCTTCGAAGAGGGCGGCTGGAGCCTGATTCTGCCCGATCCCACCCTGCCCAAGGTGCATATCTACAGCAACGGTCCCTCCCAGGAATATTGCCAAAGCCATCTGCACCAATACCGGGATGATGTGGCCCAGATGATCAACCAGCAGGCCTGA
- a CDS encoding outer membrane lipoprotein-sorting protein — translation MKTLILSGLAFVALSLPAHALTALEIIQKSLEITQGDTSQGKMEMLIVKPKWQRKLVMEFWESRKGKKFFTRIIAPAKEKGTGSLKIDKSMWNYLPKIEKVMKIPPSLMLQPWLGSDFTNDDLVKEISLENDYTHQLLGEEVVEGIKTYKLELVPKPDVPVVWGKVHYFVDKERFLPVRQEYFSESGKLVKYMRFSEFKTLHNRYVPTRMEMVPVNEKNQKTVITYLEVRYNAPIDDEIFSLRNLKNSK, via the coding sequence ATGAAAACCCTGATTTTGAGTGGCTTGGCCTTTGTTGCACTCAGTTTGCCGGCCCACGCCCTCACTGCTTTGGAGATTATTCAAAAATCACTGGAAATCACCCAGGGAGATACCTCACAGGGCAAAATGGAGATGCTGATTGTCAAACCCAAATGGCAGCGCAAGCTGGTGATGGAGTTTTGGGAGAGTCGCAAAGGGAAAAAATTCTTTACCCGGATTATTGCGCCCGCCAAAGAAAAAGGTACGGGTTCGCTGAAGATCGACAAAAGCATGTGGAATTATTTGCCCAAAATTGAGAAGGTCATGAAGATTCCTCCTTCTTTGATGTTGCAACCCTGGTTGGGCAGTGATTTTACCAATGATGATCTGGTCAAGGAAATCAGCCTGGAAAACGACTATACCCATCAGCTTTTGGGCGAAGAAGTGGTTGAAGGAATCAAAACCTATAAATTGGAATTGGTGCCCAAACCTGATGTGCCCGTGGTCTGGGGCAAGGTGCATTATTTTGTGGATAAAGAACGCTTTTTACCCGTTCGCCAGGAGTATTTCAGTGAAAGCGGCAAACTGGTGAAGTATATGCGTTTCTCTGAATTTAAGACCCTGCACAACCGCTATGTGCCCACGCGCATGGAAATGGTGCCAGTCAATGAAAAAAACCAAAAAACAGTGATTACCTATCTTGAAGTGCGTTATAACGCGCCGATTGACGATGAGATTTTTTCGCTGCGAAACCTGAAAAACTCCAAATAG
- a CDS encoding macrolide ABC transporter ATP-binding protein gives MSLVDVQDLKKIYFQGKVEVPALKGVSLKIEKGEFLAIAGPSGSGKTTLLNHISGLDHPSSGTVKIDQQDLNGLSKTALSKLRLHKIGFIFQSFNLIPVLSALENVEFVMQLQGLSAQARREKALQILAEVGLKEMVHRRPLDLSGGQQQRVAVARAIVSEPVLIIADEPTANLDSATAKDLIALMKNLNQEKQITFVFSTHDQMVMDSAMRLIRLKDGLIVQDEKKKN, from the coding sequence ATGAGTTTAGTGGACGTACAAGATCTCAAAAAAATCTATTTTCAGGGCAAGGTCGAAGTCCCCGCTTTGAAAGGGGTCAGCCTGAAAATTGAAAAAGGGGAGTTTCTCGCCATTGCTGGGCCTTCGGGTTCTGGTAAGACGACTCTTTTAAACCATATCAGCGGTTTGGACCACCCCAGCAGTGGCACGGTCAAAATAGACCAGCAGGATTTGAACGGGCTTTCCAAAACGGCACTTTCGAAACTGCGCCTGCACAAAATTGGTTTTATTTTTCAGTCCTTTAACCTGATTCCCGTTTTATCTGCGCTTGAAAATGTCGAGTTTGTGATGCAATTGCAGGGGCTTTCGGCACAGGCTCGCAGAGAAAAAGCCCTGCAGATTCTGGCCGAGGTCGGGCTGAAAGAGATGGTTCACCGCCGCCCTTTGGATCTCAGCGGTGGCCAGCAGCAGCGTGTGGCAGTGGCACGGGCGATTGTCAGTGAGCCGGTCTTGATCATTGCCGATGAACCTACGGCCAATCTCGATTCCGCCACAGCCAAGGATCTGATTGCCCTGATGAAAAACCTCAACCAGGAAAAACAAATCACCTTTGTCTTTTCGACCCACGATCAGATGGTGATGGATTCTGCCATGCGCCTGATCCGTCTCAAAGACGGTTTGATTGTTCAAGACGAGAAAAAGAAGAACTGA